A single region of the Chitinispirillales bacterium genome encodes:
- a CDS encoding IS1595 family transposase, whose amino-acid sequence MENKYIIRSRISEHKFREILKIFCLDIEAKKCSQLCGINRNTASNIYD is encoded by the coding sequence ATGGAAAACAAATATATAATTCGTTCAAGAATTTCAGAGCATAAATTTAGGGAGATTCTAAAGATATTTTGTTTGGATATAGAAGCTAAAAAATGTTCTCAATTATGTGGAATAAATCGTAATACAGCGAGTAATATTTATGAT